A genome region from Deinococcus ruber includes the following:
- a CDS encoding FecR family protein: MSASGGFLSGINLRAAITAVACGITFVTLGAGVVSAQTVSTPAPTPPATDSEPLRVLQVGGSAEVLNRAWEQAQVSQSVVQALRTGTGRAVLGLPEGGKLTLGSASMMRLNNGQPDLQSGRFFVNGIGQLYLAGAHLNTQGQIRMDADGKVMRIAVVMGQVRISRDGHTTVLSAGQQYDLISDQVHPFNEKDPWYRSQFAGSGDVTVQATRGSVMADQSAQTPPSWQAIQLGQTLNMGGRIKTGANAWAELGFTGGGYLRLQADSQLKVLSVDRTAAGRQVLLQLESGSAWNVVAKGQGGYQITTPTVTTAVRGTVFRVDAAGLVKVFDGVVALPSQADVLLSVGQQRSAGGQVEPLQRDALDDLNMTLDTERSARTVLNISSLNLTPDLQLAVSSNPNSVLTATIGDHTYSLSGEGSAYQLKQSLPEGRYTLTLRVLRPGQTRVLNRTLTVDRTPPAVHITSLQQTGRILRIRGDVSDALTARPLLRATLGGRTYTLHASGPFDWTLPAASSPLDLQITALDDTGNEGHAILP; the protein is encoded by the coding sequence GTGAGTGCTTCGGGCGGTTTTCTATCTGGGATCAATCTGCGGGCGGCGATCACGGCTGTCGCGTGTGGGATCACTTTTGTGACCCTGGGCGCAGGCGTGGTTTCGGCGCAGACCGTCTCCACGCCTGCACCCACGCCCCCCGCAACCGACAGTGAACCGCTCCGTGTGCTGCAAGTCGGCGGCAGTGCCGAGGTACTTAACCGCGCCTGGGAGCAGGCACAGGTTTCGCAGAGCGTCGTTCAGGCACTCCGAACCGGTACAGGCCGCGCCGTGCTGGGCCTTCCCGAAGGCGGCAAACTTACGCTGGGTAGCGCCTCGATGATGCGTCTGAACAACGGACAGCCCGATCTACAGAGTGGCCGCTTCTTTGTCAACGGCATCGGACAGCTGTATCTGGCAGGCGCACACCTGAATACTCAAGGGCAGATACGGATGGACGCAGACGGCAAGGTGATGCGAATCGCCGTCGTCATGGGACAGGTGCGGATTTCACGCGACGGCCATACCACGGTGCTCTCGGCGGGCCAGCAATACGATCTGATATCAGATCAGGTTCATCCGTTCAACGAGAAGGACCCGTGGTACCGCTCGCAGTTCGCAGGAAGTGGCGACGTGACGGTACAGGCGACACGCGGCAGCGTCATGGCAGATCAGAGCGCTCAGACCCCGCCGTCGTGGCAGGCCATCCAGCTTGGACAGACGTTGAACATGGGAGGCCGCATCAAAACGGGTGCCAACGCCTGGGCCGAACTGGGCTTTACCGGGGGCGGCTACCTGCGGCTTCAGGCTGACAGTCAGCTGAAGGTACTGAGTGTCGACAGGACTGCTGCCGGGCGTCAGGTGCTGCTGCAACTGGAGTCGGGCAGCGCCTGGAACGTGGTTGCCAAGGGGCAGGGCGGCTACCAGATCACCACGCCCACCGTGACCACGGCTGTCCGGGGCACGGTCTTCCGGGTCGATGCTGCCGGGCTGGTCAAGGTCTTCGACGGAGTGGTAGCGCTGCCGTCCCAGGCCGACGTGCTGCTCTCGGTGGGCCAGCAGCGCAGTGCGGGCGGACAAGTCGAGCCGCTTCAACGCGACGCGCTCGACGACCTGAATATGACGCTCGATACCGAACGGAGCGCCCGCACCGTGCTGAACATCTCGTCGCTGAACCTGACCCCCGACCTTCAACTGGCGGTCAGCAGCAATCCGAATTCCGTGCTGACCGCCACCATCGGAGACCATACCTATTCGCTGTCGGGCGAGGGCAGCGCGTACCAGCTGAAACAGTCGCTGCCCGAAGGCCGCTACACCCTGACGCTGCGGGTGCTGAGGCCCGGTCAGACCCGCGTACTGAACCGGACGCTGACGGTAGACCGCACGCCGCCTGCCGTGCATATCACCAGCCTGCAACAGACCGGACGTATCCTCAGGATTCGCGGCGACGTGAGCGACGCCCTGACTGCCAGACCACTGCTGCGTGCCACGCTGGGAGGCAGAACGTATACCCTGCACGCCAGCGGCCCCTTCGACTGGACGTTGCCCGCCGCTTCCAGCCCCCTTGATCTTCAGATAACAGCGCTCGATGATACGGGCAACGAGGGTCATGCGATCCTTCCCTGA
- a CDS encoding CHASE2 domain-containing protein, with protein MRSFPEVASSASGTPARPVRPRRPLASSLTRWLIPAAAALGLLLSLPAALNQSLWDALNRSLPAPPDKRVLVVGIDDATLSDYGRIDTWNRSLYARALNTLNEAGVRATALDILFAGRASGDAALSPLLESSRVVVATAPEDPRGQELGPSGAVHAQTGLSLLNIDADGVVRKFQRSYKLPDGTLYPSLSERLAQAAGIGVQASTVPQTLRYIASDRNTLPVISFRDLVNGNVSYASLQDKLVLIGLTASGSDGANYLDVARQPVPGVLLQARAVSSLLSAPFQTVPLWSTMLLGLLAATITVLLRNLWGFWLALAAVGISVPLWLANIQFPGLTISLGAIAGLLLLALERWLQLRQLGVIDPLTGLGNRLAFTRAMEMRWAIRAERPLGLLLVDLSSFRETAHRLGAHAGDALFQQLAATLSSNKRRGDMVFRWGADEFLILVDNTDAQQLARFATKLQTSLSEMGGQTTSGRPSIGYAVTSSDLYTPTDLIERASRMRYRNKYRDDQST; from the coding sequence ATGCGATCCTTCCCTGAAGTTGCCAGCTCTGCCAGCGGCACGCCGGCCCGCCCAGTGCGGCCCCGGCGGCCTCTGGCTTCCAGCCTGACGCGCTGGCTGATACCGGCAGCGGCGGCACTGGGCCTGCTGCTCTCGCTGCCCGCCGCGCTCAATCAGTCGCTCTGGGACGCACTGAACCGCTCGTTGCCCGCCCCGCCCGACAAACGGGTTCTGGTCGTGGGCATCGACGACGCCACCCTGAGCGATTACGGACGCATCGACACCTGGAACCGCAGCCTGTACGCCCGCGCCCTGAACACGCTGAACGAGGCCGGAGTGCGGGCCACGGCGCTCGACATCCTGTTTGCAGGGCGGGCCAGCGGCGACGCGGCGCTCAGCCCGCTGCTGGAAAGCTCGCGGGTGGTCGTGGCGACAGCTCCCGAAGACCCCAGGGGGCAGGAGCTGGGGCCAAGCGGCGCAGTACACGCCCAGACAGGTCTTTCTCTGCTGAATATCGATGCAGACGGCGTGGTACGCAAGTTCCAGCGCTCTTATAAACTGCCCGACGGCACGCTGTATCCCAGCCTCAGCGAGCGACTGGCGCAGGCGGCAGGCATCGGCGTGCAGGCCAGCACTGTGCCGCAGACGCTGCGCTACATCGCCAGCGACCGCAACACGCTGCCGGTCATCTCGTTCCGCGATCTGGTGAATGGCAACGTGAGCTACGCCAGCCTGCAAGACAAACTGGTGCTGATCGGCCTGACCGCCAGCGGCAGCGACGGAGCCAATTATCTGGATGTGGCACGCCAGCCGGTGCCGGGGGTGCTGCTTCAGGCGCGGGCGGTGTCGTCGCTGCTGTCTGCTCCGTTCCAGACGGTGCCGCTGTGGTCAACGATGCTGCTGGGTCTGCTGGCCGCCACCATCACGGTGCTGCTGCGAAACCTGTGGGGCTTCTGGCTGGCGTTGGCTGCGGTGGGAATATCCGTTCCGCTGTGGCTCGCTAACATCCAGTTTCCCGGCCTGACCATCTCGCTGGGAGCCATTGCCGGGCTGCTGCTGCTGGCGCTGGAACGCTGGCTTCAGCTGCGGCAACTCGGCGTGATCGATCCGCTGACCGGCCTGGGCAACCGACTGGCCTTTACGCGTGCCATGGAGATGCGCTGGGCCATCCGGGCCGAACGCCCGCTGGGGCTGCTGCTGGTCGATCTGAGCAGCTTCCGCGAGACGGCGCACCGACTGGGTGCCCATGCCGGAGACGCGCTGTTTCAGCAGCTGGCTGCCACACTCAGCAGCAACAAGCGCCGGGGCGACATGGTCTTCCGCTGGGGAGCCGACGAATTTCTGATCCTGGTGGACAACACCGATGCTCAGCAACTGGCGCGTTTTGCCACCAAGCTTCAGACCAGTCTGAGTGAGATGGGCGGCCAGACGACCTCGGGACGCCCGAGCATCGGCTACGCTGTTACCAGTTCCGACCTGTACACCCCCACCGACCTGATCGAGCGTGCCTCCCGTATGCGCTACCGCAACAAGTACCGCGACGACCAGAGCACCTGA
- a CDS encoding valine--tRNA ligase, translating into MNELPKSFDPAQTEPKWAERWFREPFRADASSSKPPFTIVIPPPNVTGNLHLGHALDNTLIDTLIRYKRMQGFEALYLPGTDHAGISTQVVVEKQLRQEGQSRFDLGRDAFLERVWDWKAQSGGVILEQLRRLGVSADWTRERFTMDDLLSRAVRHQFVKLYHDGLAYRGERIVNWDPASQTTLSELEIDREERAGQMSTLSYKLMDDATPASNGDAGEIRIATVRPETIFADQAIAVHPSDERFSHLIGLKARIPLTKRWIPIIADEAVEMEFGVGALKITPAHDPTDFEIGERHGLSRPSVIDLQGNLSGELVPEEFRGLERFAARKAVVRALEASGDLIEQKDHKTAIGISERTKVPVEPIISTQWFVNMKPMAAQVLAGLDAGEIKLTPERYAKVNRDWLENIRDWNISRQLWWGHQIPAWYDEEGNIYVPDPATPDLDCDADPRYAHLNLRRDPDVFDTWFSSNLWPFSTLGWPDLDSEDFQKFYPTQVLVTGYDILFFWVARMQMAGYALTEQAPFSQVMLHGLYLDEKGQKMSKSKGNGIDPLGLFDEYGVDASRFAFAFLSTGGQDIRHDPRRFEQGRNFANKLWNAARFAMMNFQKADEAGLLGESGSGDVLTRYVRHAVRERMGDPIRSRDALHLVKEQPDLLTLADRWIISRLGTVTREVSAHLDALDIGAAIRTLYSFTWDEFCDWYIEAAKPALAQGRLGTLVTVKAVLEHILKLLHPVMPFITSELYASLGHRRQLAVHTWPQPDDALNDAEADRAFDILRAAVSAARSLKNELGLSPQERLNIALEGDSAAIVWEHRAVVEGIARVTLVETLEGRTLSAVEPGLSVLAPLEGTVDIADWLGKQRKRLTEIGKQIAQAQGKLGNAGFVARAPAEVVEEEQRRVVDFSAQKERLEAVLAQF; encoded by the coding sequence ATGAACGAACTTCCCAAGTCTTTCGATCCCGCCCAGACCGAGCCGAAATGGGCCGAGCGCTGGTTCCGCGAGCCGTTCCGCGCCGACGCCAGCAGCAGCAAGCCCCCCTTTACCATCGTGATTCCGCCGCCCAACGTGACCGGAAATCTGCACCTGGGTCACGCGCTCGACAACACCCTGATCGACACCCTGATTCGCTACAAGCGCATGCAGGGCTTCGAGGCGCTGTACCTGCCCGGCACCGACCACGCGGGCATCTCGACGCAGGTGGTGGTCGAAAAGCAGCTGCGGCAGGAAGGTCAGAGCCGTTTCGACCTGGGCCGCGACGCCTTTCTGGAGCGTGTCTGGGACTGGAAAGCGCAGTCGGGCGGCGTGATTCTGGAGCAGCTCCGGCGGCTGGGCGTGTCTGCCGACTGGACCCGCGAGCGCTTCACCATGGACGACCTGCTGAGCCGCGCCGTGCGTCATCAGTTCGTGAAGCTGTACCACGACGGACTGGCCTACCGGGGCGAGCGCATCGTGAACTGGGACCCGGCCTCGCAGACCACCCTCAGCGAGCTGGAAATCGACCGTGAAGAGCGGGCGGGTCAGATGTCCACGCTGTCGTACAAGCTGATGGACGACGCCACGCCCGCCAGCAACGGCGACGCCGGAGAAATCCGCATCGCCACGGTGCGCCCGGAGACGATCTTCGCGGATCAGGCGATTGCCGTGCATCCGTCCGACGAACGCTTTTCCCACCTGATCGGCCTGAAGGCCCGCATTCCGCTCACGAAGCGCTGGATTCCGATCATCGCAGATGAAGCGGTCGAGATGGAGTTCGGCGTGGGAGCACTGAAGATCACGCCCGCCCACGACCCCACCGACTTCGAGATCGGGGAGCGGCACGGCCTTTCGCGCCCCAGCGTGATCGATCTTCAGGGCAACCTGAGCGGCGAGCTGGTGCCCGAAGAATTTCGCGGCCTGGAGCGCTTCGCCGCCCGCAAGGCCGTGGTCAGGGCGCTGGAAGCGAGCGGCGACCTGATCGAGCAGAAGGACCATAAGACGGCCATCGGCATTTCCGAGCGCACCAAAGTGCCGGTCGAGCCGATCATCTCGACGCAGTGGTTCGTGAACATGAAGCCGATGGCCGCGCAGGTGTTGGCGGGCCTGGATGCCGGAGAGATCAAGCTCACGCCCGAGCGGTACGCCAAGGTCAACCGCGACTGGCTGGAGAATATCCGCGACTGGAACATCAGTCGGCAGCTGTGGTGGGGCCACCAGATTCCGGCGTGGTACGACGAGGAAGGCAACATCTACGTGCCCGATCCGGCCACCCCCGATCTCGACTGCGACGCCGACCCCCGCTACGCTCACCTGAACCTGCGCCGCGACCCCGACGTGTTCGACACCTGGTTTTCCAGCAACCTGTGGCCGTTTTCGACGCTCGGCTGGCCCGACCTCGACAGCGAGGACTTCCAGAAGTTCTACCCGACCCAGGTGCTCGTGACCGGCTACGACATCCTGTTCTTCTGGGTGGCGCGAATGCAGATGGCGGGCTACGCCCTGACCGAGCAGGCTCCGTTTTCGCAGGTGATGCTGCATGGGCTGTACCTCGACGAAAAGGGTCAGAAGATGTCCAAGAGCAAGGGCAACGGCATCGACCCGCTTGGCCTCTTCGACGAGTACGGCGTGGACGCCTCGCGCTTTGCCTTCGCCTTCCTCTCGACGGGTGGGCAGGATATTCGCCACGACCCCCGGCGCTTCGAGCAGGGCCGGAACTTTGCCAACAAGCTGTGGAACGCGGCCCGCTTCGCCATGATGAACTTTCAGAAGGCCGATGAGGCTGGGCTGCTGGGCGAATCCGGCAGCGGCGACGTACTGACCCGCTACGTGCGCCACGCGGTGCGCGAACGCATGGGCGACCCGATCCGCAGCCGCGACGCGCTGCATCTGGTGAAGGAGCAGCCTGATCTGCTGACGCTGGCCGACCGCTGGATCATCAGTCGCCTGGGCACCGTGACCCGCGAGGTCAGCGCCCACCTCGACGCGCTCGATATCGGGGCCGCCATCCGGACGCTGTACAGCTTCACCTGGGACGAATTCTGCGACTGGTACATCGAAGCTGCCAAGCCTGCGCTCGCACAGGGGCGGCTGGGCACCCTGGTGACCGTCAAAGCCGTGCTGGAGCACATCCTCAAGCTGCTGCATCCGGTGATGCCCTTCATCACCAGTGAGCTGTACGCCAGCCTGGGCCACCGCCGTCAGCTGGCCGTGCACACCTGGCCGCAGCCCGACGACGCTTTGAACGACGCCGAGGCCGACCGCGCCTTCGACATCCTGCGTGCCGCTGTGAGCGCTGCCCGGAGCCTGAAAAATGAGTTGGGTCTGTCGCCACAGGAGCGGCTGAATATCGCGCTGGAGGGCGACAGCGCGGCAATCGTCTGGGAGCACCGGGCGGTGGTCGAGGGCATCGCCCGCGTGACGCTGGTGGAGACGCTGGAAGGCCGCACGCTCAGCGCCGTCGAGCCGGGTCTGAGCGTGCTGGCCCCGCTGGAGGGCACGGTGGATATTGCCGATTGGCTGGGCAAGCAGCGCAAGCGCCTCACCGAGATCGGCAAGCAGATCGCTCAGGCGCAGGGCAAGCTGGGCAACGCGGGCTTCGTGGCGCGTGCTCCTGCCGAGGTGGTCGAGGAAGAGCAGCGGCGCGTGGTGGACTTCTCGGCGCAGAAAGAACGCCTGGAAGCTGTGCTGGCACAGTTTTAG
- a CDS encoding NUDIX hydrolase, with amino-acid sequence MGIHLFGTLAQARTTAAQQAFREKAVCYVVRGSELLVFDHVPDDSGVQVPAGGVEAGESPAEAAVRELWEESGLSLTDPTYLTSYEWIRPLPRRSQVCHVYAFVAAPSTPDAWTHPADDHVFAFRWASVTHPGLDWDLDAALPALQQSLLQEPL; translated from the coding sequence ATGGGTATTCATTTGTTCGGCACGCTGGCACAGGCCAGGACGACGGCGGCACAGCAGGCATTCCGCGAAAAGGCCGTGTGCTACGTGGTGCGCGGCTCTGAGCTGCTGGTCTTCGATCACGTTCCCGACGATTCGGGGGTGCAGGTTCCGGCGGGCGGGGTCGAGGCGGGTGAGAGTCCTGCCGAGGCCGCCGTGCGCGAGCTGTGGGAAGAATCGGGTCTGAGCCTGACCGATCCCACCTACCTGACCTCCTACGAGTGGATTCGCCCGTTGCCCCGACGCTCTCAGGTCTGTCATGTCTACGCCTTCGTGGCCGCGCCGAGTACCCCCGACGCCTGGACCCATCCCGCCGACGATCATGTGTTCGCCTTTCGCTGGGCATCTGTGACTCATCCCGGCCTCGACTGGGATCTGGACGCCGCACTGCCCGCACTTCAACAGTCTTTGCTTCAGGAGCCTCTATGA
- a CDS encoding GNAT family N-acetyltransferase: MSAPQWGRVTLKPLVQLDSTEWRRLYSYFRDRELADWNGAQPIRIPEFLFRRVMIDEERGGDRHGFGIFDEQQQLIGSIELYDLYPPPPAQARFATLGVMIGERALWGQGYGRDAVRALLNWAFGTRNPPLSRIRLTTFSHNKRAQRSFLASGFREVGRSNAPDRTDVHMEITAEDWAALE; the protein is encoded by the coding sequence ATGAGTGCACCGCAGTGGGGCCGTGTGACCCTGAAACCGCTGGTTCAGCTCGATTCGACCGAGTGGCGTCGGCTGTACAGCTACTTCCGCGACCGTGAGCTGGCCGACTGGAACGGTGCTCAGCCGATCCGCATCCCTGAGTTTCTGTTCCGGCGCGTGATGATCGATGAGGAACGAGGCGGCGACCGCCACGGCTTCGGCATCTTCGACGAACAGCAACAGTTGATCGGCAGCATCGAGCTGTACGACCTGTATCCGCCTCCGCCTGCTCAGGCCCGCTTTGCCACCCTGGGAGTGATGATCGGAGAGCGTGCTCTGTGGGGTCAGGGGTACGGACGCGACGCCGTGCGGGCGCTGCTGAACTGGGCTTTCGGTACGCGCAATCCGCCGCTCTCGCGCATCCGCCTGACCACCTTTTCGCACAACAAACGCGCCCAGCGCTCGTTTCTGGCGAGCGGGTTCCGCGAGGTGGGCCGCAGCAACGCCCCCGACCGCACCGACGTTCATATGGAAATCACCGCCGAAGACTGGGCGGCGCTGGAATAG
- a CDS encoding aldo/keto reductase family protein, which translates to MEYRNLGKSGLKVSEVALGGWETYGINVNEAQQVKDIVLKAYEEGVNYFDQADIYARGKSEELMGAVLAELPRADLVLASKVYWPMSDNVNDRGLSRKHVLESIRGTLKRMRTDYLDIYFAHRYDPQVPMEEIVMAFDQVIRNGQALYWGTSMWPAARIAQAVEFAKAHGLHAPVTEQPEYSMLRRERVEKEILPYTAEAGVGLVVWSPLAMGLLTGKYDNGHPAGARLTEKENWGKNFLTDENVQKVRDLKPIADDLGLTRAQLALAWILRQPGVSSVITGATKTSQIEDTVKAAGVNLSDEVIGRIEAVLSPS; encoded by the coding sequence ATGGAATACCGTAATCTGGGGAAAAGTGGGCTGAAGGTTTCAGAAGTGGCGCTGGGCGGCTGGGAAACCTACGGCATCAACGTCAATGAGGCGCAGCAGGTGAAAGACATCGTGCTGAAGGCCTACGAAGAGGGCGTCAACTATTTCGATCAGGCCGATATCTATGCACGCGGCAAATCTGAAGAGCTGATGGGTGCGGTGCTGGCCGAGTTGCCGCGTGCCGATCTGGTGCTCGCCTCCAAGGTCTACTGGCCGATGAGCGACAACGTGAATGACCGGGGGCTGTCGCGCAAGCACGTGCTGGAGAGCATTCGCGGCACCCTGAAGCGCATGAGGACCGACTATCTCGACATCTATTTCGCGCACCGCTACGATCCTCAGGTGCCGATGGAAGAGATCGTGATGGCTTTCGATCAGGTGATTCGCAACGGGCAGGCGCTGTACTGGGGCACCTCGATGTGGCCCGCTGCCCGCATCGCGCAGGCCGTCGAGTTCGCCAAGGCGCATGGCCTGCATGCCCCCGTGACCGAGCAGCCTGAGTACAGCATGCTGCGCCGTGAACGGGTCGAGAAGGAAATTCTGCCGTACACCGCCGAGGCAGGCGTGGGTCTGGTGGTCTGGAGTCCGCTGGCGATGGGCCTGCTGACTGGCAAGTACGACAACGGCCACCCTGCCGGGGCGCGGCTGACCGAGAAGGAGAACTGGGGCAAGAACTTTCTGACCGATGAAAACGTGCAGAAGGTGCGCGACCTGAAGCCCATCGCCGACGACCTGGGCCTGACCCGCGCCCAACTCGCACTGGCCTGGATTTTGCGTCAGCCGGGCGTCAGCAGCGTGATTACCGGGGCCACCAAGACCTCGCAGATCGAGGACACCGTGAAAGCGGCGGGCGTGAACCTGAGCGACGAGGTGATCGGGCGGATCGAGGCTGTACTGTCGCCCAGCTGA
- a CDS encoding HAD-IA family hydrolase, translating to MIQALVFDFDGTILDTETPEFRHWEALYTRHGRTLALSDWQQGVGTWDAFDPWAGLPEAVQAQREHVHTELQARVHADLKTADLRPGVREVLEQARAAGLRLALCTSSSHAWVDPWLEHHGLAGVFEAEATRDDVARVKPDPELYVLACARLGLPPANCLAIEDSYNGASAAAAAGMRVLVVPNDVTATQPFLKDWARLEGFSGGLAAVLRAADSVKAGS from the coding sequence ATGATTCAAGCGCTGGTCTTCGATTTCGACGGCACCATTTTGGACACCGAGACGCCGGAATTCCGGCACTGGGAAGCGCTGTATACCCGGCACGGGCGCACCCTGGCCCTCAGCGACTGGCAGCAGGGCGTGGGCACCTGGGACGCCTTCGATCCCTGGGCTGGGCTGCCCGAAGCGGTGCAGGCGCAGCGCGAGCACGTCCACACCGAATTGCAGGCGCGGGTACACGCCGATCTGAAAACCGCCGATCTGCGCCCCGGCGTGCGCGAAGTGCTGGAGCAGGCGCGGGCGGCAGGGCTGCGGCTGGCGCTGTGTACCAGCAGTTCTCATGCCTGGGTCGATCCGTGGCTGGAGCATCACGGACTGGCCGGAGTGTTCGAGGCCGAAGCCACCCGCGACGACGTGGCCCGCGTCAAGCCCGACCCCGAGCTGTATGTGCTGGCGTGTGCGCGGCTGGGGCTGCCCCCTGCCAACTGCCTCGCCATCGAGGATTCGTACAACGGAGCCAGTGCGGCGGCGGCGGCGGGAATGCGGGTGCTGGTGGTGCCCAACGACGTGACGGCGACTCAGCCGTTTCTGAAAGACTGGGCGCGTCTGGAAGGCTTTTCCGGGGGGTTGGCGGCAGTGCTGCGGGCCGCAGACAGCGTGAAGGCCGGAAGCTGA
- a CDS encoding amidohydrolase, with translation MSESSPTADLTLILARTLTLNERMPQAEAVLVGAGRVLAVGSREELHALAPRATLLDHRDSLLTPGLTDAHIHLVGYGFSLGQLNLHGCGSVSEVQRRLAERAAATPAGEWVRGGGFLLSELGLTDFPDAALLDAVSPLHPVLLYSRDLHMGWANSAALERAGIHAATPDPEGGRIVRRPDGQPSGILLENAADLLASHIPAPSKAETLAAARRGADDLAARGYVGAHTMAFEGPEAPHALATLAARGELPLRIWACLPHDRLPLARQLGLGPGSGGLFEFGGVKFFADGALGSRTALLHAPGFADGSGTGIALDSPELIRELGREALALALIPVTHAIGDRANTEVLDAYDTLRDLAAQKGLRLRVEHAQHLRPQDIARFSGLTVSAQPIHLQADGAMIRRLLPHLENGSYAFAALKQAGALLAFGSDAPVAPPDVQASFAAATTRMADDGIPLAPHEALSATDVLHAFTRGPALAVGWKDEGIIAAGARSAFTLWDELGGNCRALVFKDSEA, from the coding sequence ATGTCCGAATCTTCGCCCACGGCTGACCTGACCCTGATCCTCGCCCGTACCCTGACGCTGAACGAGCGGATGCCGCAGGCCGAAGCGGTGCTGGTGGGTGCGGGCCGAGTGCTGGCGGTAGGCAGCCGCGAAGAACTGCACGCCCTGGCCCCGCGTGCCACGCTGCTCGATCACCGCGACTCGCTGCTGACGCCGGGCCTGACCGACGCGCACATTCATCTAGTGGGCTACGGCTTCTCGCTGGGGCAGCTGAACCTGCACGGCTGCGGCAGCGTGTCCGAGGTGCAGCGGCGGCTGGCCGAGCGAGCGGCGGCGACCCCGGCAGGCGAGTGGGTGCGCGGCGGCGGGTTTCTGCTGAGCGAACTGGGCCTGACCGACTTCCCCGACGCGGCGCTGCTCGACGCCGTCAGTCCGCTGCATCCGGTGCTGCTGTACTCCCGCGACCTGCACATGGGGTGGGCTAACAGCGCCGCGCTGGAGCGAGCCGGAATTCACGCCGCCACACCCGACCCGGAAGGCGGCAGAATCGTGCGCCGTCCGGATGGACAGCCGTCCGGCATTTTGCTGGAGAATGCCGCCGACCTGCTGGCGTCACATATTCCCGCACCCAGCAAGGCCGAAACCCTGGCGGCTGCCCGGCGCGGCGCTGATGATCTGGCAGCGCGTGGCTACGTGGGGGCGCACACCATGGCCTTCGAGGGGCCGGAAGCCCCACATGCTTTGGCGACGCTGGCGGCACGCGGAGAATTGCCGCTGAGAATCTGGGCCTGCCTGCCCCATGACCGGCTGCCGCTGGCCCGACAGCTGGGGCTGGGGCCGGGCAGCGGGGGCCTCTTCGAGTTCGGCGGCGTCAAGTTCTTTGCCGACGGCGCACTGGGCAGCCGCACCGCCCTGCTGCACGCGCCGGGCTTTGCCGACGGCAGCGGCACCGGCATCGCGCTCGATTCACCCGAGCTGATCCGCGAGCTGGGGCGGGAGGCGCTGGCGCTGGCGCTGATTCCTGTTACGCACGCCATCGGAGACCGCGCCAATACCGAAGTTCTGGACGCCTACGACACTCTGCGCGACCTGGCTGCTCAGAAGGGGCTGCGCCTGCGGGTCGAACACGCCCAGCATCTGCGGCCCCAGGACATCGCCCGCTTCAGTGGCCTGACGGTCAGCGCCCAGCCGATTCACCTTCAGGCCGATGGAGCCATGATCCGACGCCTGTTGCCGCACCTGGAGAACGGCAGTTACGCCTTCGCAGCGCTCAAGCAGGCCGGGGCGCTGCTGGCCTTCGGCTCGGACGCGCCGGTTGCGCCGCCAGACGTGCAGGCGAGCTTCGCAGCAGCCACGACGCGCATGGCCGACGACGGCATTCCCCTGGCCCCGCACGAGGCACTGTCGGCAACCGACGTGCTGCACGCCTTTACACGTGGGCCTGCGCTGGCGGTGGGCTGGAAGGACGAGGGCATCATCGCAGCGGGGGCGCGGTCGGCGTTCACGCTCTGGGACGAGCTGGGGGGGAATTGCCGGGCGCTGGTCTTTAAGGACAGTGAGGCGTGA